In Paenibacillus kyungheensis, the following are encoded in one genomic region:
- a CDS encoding SDR family NAD(P)-dependent oxidoreductase has product MVKLTNKVVLITGASSGLGAGVASLLVEKGAIPILTARSEDKLATLSRQLKGEHQVIRMDVQQDEDVKRVVDQVIQQYGKIDILLNNAGYGQFKTITEMPIEDYKMMMDVNYLGIVRCTQAVLPHMLTAGTGQIVNIASLAGKFPTAKSTSYTATKHAVLGFTNALRQELRETNIKISSINPGPIATAFFDRADPSGDYVKNVSQFMMTPDKVARDIVKVMEKRKEELDLPRIAIPGMRLYGLFPRFIDRLTYRLFDRK; this is encoded by the coding sequence ATGGTAAAACTGACGAATAAAGTCGTTCTGATCACAGGAGCTTCTAGCGGACTTGGAGCAGGAGTAGCATCCTTATTAGTAGAAAAAGGAGCAATTCCGATTTTGACTGCACGTTCTGAAGATAAATTAGCTACATTATCCAGACAGTTAAAAGGCGAGCATCAAGTGATTCGTATGGATGTACAACAAGATGAAGATGTGAAGCGTGTAGTGGATCAAGTGATCCAGCAATACGGTAAAATTGATATTTTGCTAAATAACGCTGGTTACGGACAATTCAAAACGATTACCGAAATGCCTATCGAAGATTATAAAATGATGATGGACGTCAATTATCTAGGGATTGTCCGTTGTACACAGGCTGTTCTTCCACATATGTTGACCGCTGGAACAGGGCAGATCGTTAATATCGCTTCGCTCGCAGGCAAATTTCCAACTGCCAAATCGACATCGTATACAGCAACCAAGCATGCAGTACTTGGATTCACCAATGCATTACGACAAGAGTTGAGAGAAACCAATATCAAAATTTCTTCGATCAATCCGGGGCCAATCGCGACTGCCTTTTTTGATCGTGCTGATCCTTCAGGAGATTATGTTAAAAATGTAAGTCAATTTATGATGACTCCTGATAAAGTGGCACGTGATATTGTTAAAGTGATGGAAAAGCGCAAAGAAGAACTGGATTTGCCACGTATTGCGATTCCAGGAATGCGTCTGTACGGACTTTTTCCACGATTTATTGATCGGTTAACCTACCGTTTATTTGATCGAAAATAA
- a CDS encoding ABC transporter permease, giving the protein MNDLLKLRQQRQQAFWGEVLPYLRYVMQSGLAIVTFFLLIVFAAWYTTFLQNVPQGLPVHWILLILFTPLSIYGSVRTYMRTADIVFMLPLEVRMREYFAPAWRSSVIGKTIWLLILALVAFPFYVRADMNAKSLSLLVIVLIIAKLLGSYGSWQELRMNTAAARVGYRLLRYVLIIGLLAAFLWLPLMTALIAVVVIALVYIVLLRIPGKASVPWERLIATERNHAAGVMRMLGWFVDVPNGERKVSHRRWLSFVGNRVPWIPAKAFRFLVSKTLVRGELLPILIRFVVIGIVFVLITRESWFGIVVYLLFILLAGMQMTSLRKQHTDTLWLSIYPIPPESQRLETVKLITQTQIWITLLLWLPLASAGDPVRMILTFIAGLVAVWLYRRSLNRKWLKDIEAEAEFD; this is encoded by the coding sequence ATGAATGATCTGCTCAAGTTACGTCAGCAGAGGCAACAAGCTTTTTGGGGAGAAGTGCTTCCTTATCTACGCTATGTGATGCAAAGCGGACTCGCAATCGTCACTTTTTTTCTGCTCATTGTATTTGCAGCATGGTATACGACCTTTTTGCAAAATGTACCTCAAGGTCTGCCTGTACACTGGATATTACTGATTTTATTCACACCGCTATCGATCTATGGCAGTGTGCGTACGTATATGCGAACAGCCGATATTGTATTTATGTTGCCACTCGAAGTGCGTATGCGTGAATACTTTGCTCCGGCTTGGCGTAGTAGTGTGATTGGGAAAACGATCTGGTTGTTGATTCTAGCACTGGTTGCTTTTCCATTTTACGTACGTGCAGATATGAACGCCAAGTCGTTAAGTCTACTTGTGATTGTGCTGATTATTGCCAAATTACTCGGTAGTTACGGAAGCTGGCAAGAATTGCGGATGAATACAGCCGCTGCTCGTGTCGGTTATCGTCTATTGCGCTATGTATTGATTATTGGCTTACTGGCGGCATTTCTCTGGTTGCCACTGATGACTGCTCTTATTGCAGTCGTTGTAATTGCTCTTGTCTATATCGTGCTGTTGCGTATTCCCGGTAAGGCTTCTGTGCCGTGGGAACGATTGATTGCGACAGAAAGAAATCATGCCGCAGGCGTCATGCGTATGCTCGGTTGGTTTGTCGATGTACCGAATGGCGAACGCAAAGTCAGTCATCGCCGCTGGTTATCTTTTGTCGGCAATCGTGTACCCTGGATACCTGCCAAAGCATTTCGTTTTCTCGTTTCCAAAACATTGGTTCGTGGAGAGCTATTACCGATCTTGATTCGATTTGTAGTGATCGGTATCGTATTTGTATTGATTACTCGTGAATCGTGGTTCGGCATTGTGGTATATCTGCTGTTTATTTTACTAGCAGGGATGCAAATGACCAGTTTGCGTAAGCAACATACCGATACACTCTGGTTATCAATCTATCCGATTCCTCCTGAATCACAACGTCTGGAAACGGTCAAATTAATCACACAGACACAGATATGGATAACATTGCTACTGTGGTTACCTCTTGCAAGTGCAGGTGATCCGGTGCGAATGATTCTTACATTTATCGCAGGCTTGGTAGCGGTCTGGTTATATCGCCGTTCATTGAATCGCAAATGGCTTAAAGATATCGAAGCGGAAGCGGAATTTGATTAA
- a CDS encoding ABC transporter ATP-binding protein: protein MEQVAILNVDHLSGGYSRGKPVLHDISFEVGRGEMIGLIGLNGAGKSTTMKHILGLMTPQQGEIRIQGSTLAEETEQYRASLAFVPESPQLYEEMTVREHLEFTARAYNVSQADYEQRSAHLIKLFNMGDKEDSLSMHLSKGMKQKVMIMSAFVAAPPLYVIDEPFLGLDPLGIRSLLDFMVQTKESGSSILLSSHILSTIENYCDRFIVLHKGKVIIQGTLEQIREQTGQQNVPLEQIFYDLVQDGL, encoded by the coding sequence ATGGAACAGGTAGCTATACTTAACGTGGATCACCTCAGTGGTGGATACAGTCGTGGTAAGCCTGTCCTGCATGATATCAGCTTTGAAGTCGGTCGCGGTGAGATGATTGGACTGATTGGTCTGAATGGTGCAGGAAAAAGCACAACCATGAAGCATATTTTGGGATTAATGACTCCGCAACAAGGGGAGATTCGGATTCAAGGATCTACACTGGCAGAAGAAACTGAGCAATATCGGGCTTCACTTGCTTTTGTACCGGAATCTCCGCAATTGTATGAAGAAATGACAGTGCGTGAACATCTAGAATTTACCGCACGTGCTTATAATGTGAGTCAAGCAGATTATGAACAACGTTCCGCTCATTTGATCAAGCTATTCAATATGGGTGACAAAGAAGATAGCCTGTCGATGCACTTATCCAAAGGGATGAAGCAGAAAGTGATGATCATGAGTGCTTTTGTAGCCGCTCCTCCATTGTATGTAATCGATGAGCCATTTCTAGGGCTTGATCCGCTCGGTATTCGGTCGTTGCTTGATTTTATGGTACAGACCAAAGAAAGTGGATCATCTATATTGCTAAGTTCACACATTTTGTCGACGATCGAAAATTATTGTGATCGATTTATTGTGTTGCACAAAGGAAAAGTTATTATTCAAGGGACATTGGAGCAGATTCGTGAGCAGACGGGTCAGCAGAACGTACCACTCGAACAGATTTTCTATGATCTGGTTCAGGATGGGCTGTAA
- a CDS encoding LysR family transcriptional regulator yields the protein MNISQLETLLTISRTMSFRKAGELLNLTQPAVSAQIKSLEDEFKTVLVDRNQPVTLTDQGVVFLEHAEQMLAIVEQLKQRLSDLDETPQGRITLGTPTSIAIQILPRVLSYFQDQFPLIQTMIHSMSSSQVYHSVENGLVDVGISYLIERNPNLNTSILYYDMFELVVSPQHPLARTKKANIQDLQHLPLIMLSPDTVGRRFVDEVFKEHHIEPQIVMELSSSEEVKRMVEIDLGVAIISRQSITSELRHGTLVMIPMPEFEVSHPVGLIYKSGRYLNSAMRQFLDDLKGMPADQFISTE from the coding sequence ATGAATATCAGTCAATTGGAAACCTTATTGACCATTTCGCGGACAATGAGCTTCCGTAAAGCAGGAGAACTACTAAATCTAACTCAGCCTGCAGTCTCTGCTCAGATTAAAAGTCTGGAAGATGAATTTAAAACGGTACTGGTGGATCGTAACCAACCCGTTACGTTAACCGATCAGGGTGTTGTTTTTTTAGAACATGCTGAGCAAATGTTAGCGATTGTTGAGCAATTAAAGCAACGGTTATCTGATCTGGATGAGACGCCTCAAGGACGCATTACACTGGGTACGCCGACTTCTATAGCGATTCAGATTTTACCGAGAGTACTTTCTTATTTCCAAGATCAATTTCCACTGATTCAAACGATGATTCATTCGATGTCATCTTCACAGGTCTATCATAGTGTAGAAAATGGGCTGGTCGATGTCGGAATCAGTTATCTGATTGAACGCAATCCGAATTTAAATACCTCTATTTTATATTATGATATGTTTGAGTTAGTCGTTTCTCCACAGCATCCTTTAGCTCGTACCAAAAAAGCCAATATTCAAGATTTGCAACATCTGCCTCTTATTATGTTATCTCCGGATACGGTAGGTCGCCGATTTGTAGATGAAGTATTCAAAGAACATCATATTGAACCTCAGATTGTGATGGAATTGTCCAGTAGTGAAGAAGTCAAACGAATGGTGGAGATTGATCTGGGGGTAGCGATTATTTCGAGACAATCAATCACAAGTGAATTACGCCACGGTACACTAGTGATGATTCCTATGCCTGAATTTGAGGTAAGTCATCCTGTAGGTCTGATTTATAAATCAGGTAGATATCTGAATTCGGCTATGCGTCAATTTTTAGACGATCTCAAAGGTATGCCTGCTGATCAATTTATTAGCACTGAATAA
- a CDS encoding zinc-ribbon domain-containing protein — protein sequence MYCNHCGANQPDNAVFCSQCGAKLQTPTEPSPDTQEIPNEQPPVDILDQLRSDSSSVHADSQSSDTEHIHSVASASSTSSSGAPPHPPASPLRHLTWIIPTVLLLGIAGTLFWWYQHQQDINQQVTQLHQEASTLALKGQYEPALTKLTQATTLRPTYAVLNTDQRMIETANRIHTKLTTVSSKLKLNQLEPAEQSLTTLQKALDARKEPIFDQEKTLANRNQDLLAVLQVKKELDQLDTIDALAYKLDEVDRLNNQEAKEVHQLIINKIITISMKNAEKLLQQNDFSQATEAVKSGLQYSSKDEKLLSLQKRITSEKEAFELAEKQRIERAIQQAEEEDLKNRTAGVELSNLDVQLNEYGDIEIYGEVKNVATKPIYSITVYYSGYDAAGNYLFSSSASVEPYDLAIGATGSYSAYEYDWYEEVTIQIDNITWYLD from the coding sequence ATGTATTGTAACCATTGTGGGGCAAATCAGCCGGATAATGCTGTTTTTTGCAGTCAGTGTGGAGCTAAACTTCAGACACCAACAGAACCTTCACCTGATACACAGGAAATCCCTAACGAACAGCCTCCTGTAGATATTCTGGATCAACTTCGTTCAGATTCGTCTTCAGTTCATGCTGATTCGCAGTCTAGTGATACAGAACATATTCATTCTGTAGCATCTGCATCATCGACTTCATCTTCAGGAGCACCACCTCACCCCCCTGCTTCTCCTTTACGTCATCTAACATGGATCATACCAACAGTATTATTGCTTGGTATAGCAGGTACTTTATTTTGGTGGTATCAACATCAACAAGATATCAATCAACAAGTCACCCAGTTACATCAAGAAGCAAGTACCCTTGCTCTTAAAGGGCAGTATGAACCTGCTCTGACCAAGCTTACCCAAGCCACTACTTTACGCCCGACCTATGCAGTATTAAATACAGATCAACGTATGATTGAGACCGCGAATCGTATCCATACCAAATTAACAACGGTTTCTTCCAAGCTCAAGTTAAATCAGCTAGAACCTGCGGAACAATCATTGACCACTTTGCAAAAAGCTTTAGATGCTCGCAAAGAACCGATATTTGATCAAGAAAAAACGTTAGCCAATCGCAACCAAGATCTGCTGGCTGTTCTTCAAGTGAAAAAAGAATTAGACCAATTGGATACGATTGATGCACTCGCTTATAAGCTTGATGAAGTAGATCGACTAAATAATCAGGAAGCTAAAGAAGTTCATCAATTGATTATTAATAAGATTATAACGATCAGTATGAAAAATGCCGAAAAGCTTCTCCAACAAAATGATTTTAGCCAGGCTACAGAAGCTGTCAAATCCGGGCTACAGTACTCTAGCAAAGATGAAAAATTACTATCGCTACAAAAACGGATCACTTCTGAAAAAGAAGCCTTCGAACTTGCTGAAAAACAGCGCATCGAACGAGCTATTCAACAAGCCGAAGAAGAAGATTTAAAAAACCGAACAGCTGGTGTTGAATTATCGAATCTCGATGTACAGCTCAATGAGTATGGTGATATCGAAATTTACGGTGAAGTCAAAAATGTAGCTACCAAGCCTATTTATTCGATCACTGTTTATTATTCCGGTTATGATGCCGCCGGTAATTATCTATTTTCTTCTTCCGCATCTGTCGAACCTTATGATCTGGCGATCGGAGCTACAGGATCTTACAGTGCGTATGAATATGATTGGTATGAAGAAGTGACGATACAGATTGATAATATTACATGGTATCTGGATTAA
- a CDS encoding chemotaxis protein CheX translates to MKAEVINPFLEAARLVIGQVVQVAPSTGSLGIKDIELVDGYIWIQIGMTGQMSGDIMFGIEEAVALRMVSAMMGGFVITEMDEMSQSAISELGNMISGNASTILSNQGVTVDITPPKVMKTSAMTGFVSAKALTIPLLMDGIGELDIQVMIS, encoded by the coding sequence ATGAAAGCGGAAGTAATCAATCCATTTTTGGAAGCTGCGCGACTCGTTATTGGACAAGTAGTACAAGTGGCTCCTTCCACAGGAAGCCTGGGCATTAAAGATATCGAGCTAGTTGACGGTTATATCTGGATTCAGATCGGAATGACCGGACAAATGAGCGGAGATATTATGTTTGGTATTGAAGAAGCAGTAGCGTTGCGTATGGTTTCAGCAATGATGGGTGGCTTTGTGATTACAGAGATGGACGAAATGAGTCAAAGTGCTATCTCAGAATTAGGCAATATGATTAGTGGTAATGCAAGTACCATTTTATCCAACCAGGGCGTTACAGTAGACATTACACCTCCAAAGGTAATGAAGACTAGTGCCATGACTGGATTTGTGTCCGCCAAAGCATTAACAATTCCTTTGTTAATGGATGGAATCGGAGAACTCGATATTCAAGTAATGATCTCTTAA
- a CDS encoding PucR family transcriptional regulator encodes MIPKINEMDIDNLQTLVEKISEVMETPVTIEDAEHRLLAYSSHDPNSDPARIATIVGRKVPEDVVRALYESGAMQQLLDTWEPVHVEGMSQVGLNNRMAIAIRHYDEVLGYIWLLENKGSFTSEQIQQLKYSATLAASKMIQMQKRKQSIDFFNRLLKGRFTSEQDALAQAREVGIQMPAYSYILMIEQDSNHDNNDWLDKAMQAATEYAVRIVLHLREPHRLILLCSTAKTASSVAPVEHTIVPLVNRLSTLLPSSPIEYGAGSVVSSVLAISRSYTEAQYLLMLHHRLPETTSILYYPQAGFYRYLYAMKQEAVQFPAYTSPLDKLAAYDQEHHSHLLHTLAVFLDHNSDAKLAAGQLHVHTNTLNYRLKRIAEVGQIDLNDMAQKVTLYLEIKLLLLEESE; translated from the coding sequence ATGATCCCCAAAATTAACGAAATGGATATCGATAATTTACAAACATTAGTCGAAAAAATAAGTGAAGTCATGGAGACACCTGTAACGATAGAAGATGCAGAACACCGCCTGCTAGCCTACAGTTCGCATGATCCGAATAGCGATCCTGCGCGCATCGCTACCATTGTCGGACGCAAAGTGCCTGAAGATGTAGTGCGTGCACTGTATGAATCGGGAGCGATGCAACAATTGCTAGATACATGGGAACCTGTGCATGTAGAGGGCATGAGCCAAGTGGGATTAAATAACCGGATGGCAATCGCGATTCGGCATTACGATGAAGTGCTCGGCTATATCTGGTTGCTTGAAAATAAAGGTTCTTTCACCAGTGAGCAAATCCAGCAATTAAAATACAGTGCTACTCTAGCTGCATCCAAAATGATCCAGATGCAAAAGCGTAAACAAAGTATTGATTTTTTTAACCGTTTATTAAAAGGTCGATTTACTTCGGAACAAGATGCGCTAGCACAAGCTCGTGAAGTAGGTATACAAATGCCTGCTTATTCGTACATTCTAATGATTGAACAAGACAGCAATCATGATAACAACGATTGGTTAGACAAAGCCATGCAAGCCGCTACCGAGTATGCTGTACGAATTGTGCTTCATTTGCGAGAGCCCCATCGGTTGATTCTATTATGCAGTACTGCCAAAACAGCCTCTTCAGTCGCACCTGTCGAACATACGATTGTTCCTCTGGTGAATCGACTTTCTACGTTACTACCTTCATCTCCTATTGAATATGGAGCAGGGAGTGTAGTGTCCTCTGTATTAGCGATCAGTCGTAGCTATACCGAAGCGCAATATCTATTGATGTTACATCACCGATTGCCTGAAACGACTTCTATTTTGTATTATCCACAAGCAGGATTTTACCGGTATCTCTATGCAATGAAGCAAGAAGCTGTACAATTCCCGGCGTATACGTCTCCACTAGACAAGCTTGCGGCGTACGATCAAGAGCATCATAGTCATTTACTGCATACGTTAGCTGTATTTCTCGATCATAACAGCGATGCCAAATTAGCTGCCGGGCAACTGCATGTGCATACCAATACACTGAATTATCGGCTCAAACGAATAGCCGAAGTCGGACAGATCGATCTGAACGATATGGCGCAAAAAGTAACATTGTATCTAGAAATTAAGCTTTTACTATTAGAAGAATCAGAATAA
- a CDS encoding DEAD/DEAH box helicase — translation MESKVNFLGLGINEWLNDVLERYGITEPSPVQAEAIPHLLEGKDAIAQSQTGSGKTLAYLLPVLQQVDPERKQLQAMILAPTQELAMQIVRESERYGAERGIMTLGLIGGAAMKRQIEKLKRHPQIVVGTPGRISELINLRKLKMHLVNTLIVDEVDQVIGLGGGSDVKKIIRSTRKDRQLVFLSATVNEEILTLANREMNDLLEIGIEPDTRTSSGIEHVYFVAEERDKLEILRRVLRHYNSPRSLVFVNDTNDIAEVEAKLNHLGLSARVLYGDANKVTRSTVLSQFREGKIKVLVASDVAARGLDIEGLNLVVSLDPAFDTDHYVHRSGRTGRMGKKGVAASIITERERFIMRKFADALHIDLQEHVLKGGAVLTLEQQQEREESYRASRAEAAAARSSRPASTPSVKKEKGSSETRSTVKSDVNTESSAKSNPDSTRPTEREFKPRTSSPAAKVNPKTDKKKRKPKVDTKSKGAPKWLKEKRAASQDEK, via the coding sequence ATGGAATCAAAAGTGAATTTTCTCGGACTGGGCATCAATGAATGGTTAAATGATGTACTAGAACGTTATGGGATTACGGAGCCTTCTCCGGTGCAAGCAGAGGCTATTCCTCATTTGCTCGAAGGAAAAGACGCTATCGCTCAATCGCAAACAGGTAGCGGTAAAACGCTAGCGTATTTATTGCCTGTATTGCAACAAGTCGATCCAGAGCGCAAGCAATTACAAGCGATGATCTTAGCACCTACACAGGAGCTAGCGATGCAGATCGTACGTGAAAGTGAGCGTTATGGCGCAGAACGTGGCATTATGACACTGGGTCTGATCGGTGGAGCAGCGATGAAGCGTCAGATTGAAAAGTTAAAGCGTCATCCACAGATTGTAGTCGGAACTCCTGGACGGATTAGTGAATTGATCAATCTGCGTAAGCTCAAAATGCACCTTGTGAATACACTGATTGTCGATGAAGTGGATCAAGTGATCGGACTTGGTGGTGGCAGTGATGTGAAGAAGATTATTCGTAGCACACGCAAAGATCGTCAACTGGTCTTTTTATCCGCTACAGTGAATGAAGAGATTTTGACACTGGCGAATCGTGAAATGAACGACTTGTTAGAGATTGGGATCGAACCGGATACCCGTACATCGTCAGGGATTGAACATGTGTATTTTGTAGCCGAAGAACGGGATAAATTAGAAATTCTACGTCGTGTATTACGCCATTATAACTCTCCACGTTCACTCGTATTCGTCAACGATACGAACGATATTGCAGAAGTGGAAGCGAAGCTAAACCATCTGGGTCTATCTGCGCGTGTATTGTATGGTGATGCAAACAAAGTAACACGTAGTACCGTATTGTCTCAATTTAGAGAAGGTAAAATCAAAGTGCTTGTCGCTTCCGATGTAGCTGCACGTGGACTGGATATTGAAGGATTGAATCTGGTGGTAAGTCTTGATCCAGCCTTTGATACCGATCATTATGTACATCGCAGTGGACGTACAGGACGTATGGGCAAAAAAGGCGTAGCCGCTTCGATTATTACCGAACGTGAACGGTTTATTATGCGTAAATTTGCCGATGCTTTGCATATTGATTTGCAAGAGCATGTGTTAAAAGGTGGAGCAGTCCTGACACTGGAACAACAACAAGAACGTGAAGAATCATATCGTGCTTCACGTGCAGAAGCGGCAGCCGCTCGTTCTTCTCGCCCTGCATCTACACCATCTGTCAAAAAAGAAAAAGGATCATCAGAAACACGCTCAACGGTCAAATCTGATGTGAATACAGAATCTTCTGCAAAAAGTAATCCAGATTCAACTCGTCCGACAGAACGTGAGTTCAAGCCAAGAACATCGTCACCTGCGGCTAAAGTGAATCCGAAAACAGATAAAAAGAAACGCAAACCAAAAGTAGATACCAAAAGTAAAGGTGCACCGAAATGGTTAAAAGAAAAACGGGCTGCATCTCAAGACGAAAAGTGA
- a CDS encoding histidinol-phosphatase: MKFDLHTHHYRCGHADGDIRDYIEAAIAADIQVIGISDHTPFFSSDLDQAFPKIAMGKSELQHYVHEVLELKKEYEGKIDVLLGIESDYFPDHAKLYHETLSQYPFDYIIGSVHYSSGYSIFDRSRWKGMNTADQIATKEEYFRMIAESARSGMFQILGHIDAIKSNYPDFTQIEAPQAIDRTLQVIAECGVAIEVNTSGKIKVCGLWHPVDEILERAHHFGVDISFGSDSHIPQRVGDDFDKVAQKLRDIGFTEWVYYKQKQRQAVAL; encoded by the coding sequence ATGAAATTCGATCTTCATACCCATCATTATCGTTGTGGACATGCGGATGGTGATATCCGCGATTATATAGAAGCTGCGATTGCTGCTGATATTCAAGTGATCGGCATTTCAGATCATACTCCCTTTTTCAGCAGTGACCTCGATCAAGCTTTTCCCAAGATAGCCATGGGTAAAAGCGAGCTTCAACATTATGTACATGAAGTATTAGAACTCAAAAAAGAATACGAAGGCAAAATCGATGTTTTGCTTGGTATCGAATCAGATTATTTCCCGGATCATGCCAAGTTATATCATGAAACGTTGTCTCAATATCCTTTTGATTATATTATCGGTTCTGTTCATTACAGTAGCGGTTATAGTATTTTTGATCGTTCACGCTGGAAAGGCATGAATACAGCAGACCAGATTGCGACCAAAGAAGAATACTTCCGCATGATCGCTGAATCTGCTCGTAGCGGGATGTTCCAGATTCTTGGACATATTGACGCTATCAAAAGTAATTATCCTGATTTCACTCAAATTGAGGCTCCACAAGCGATAGACCGTACATTACAAGTTATAGCGGAGTGTGGCGTAGCGATTGAAGTGAATACTTCGGGTAAGATTAAAGTCTGTGGACTATGGCATCCTGTAGATGAAATTCTTGAACGTGCTCATCATTTCGGTGTAGACATTTCATTTGGTTCCGATTCTCATATTCCACAACGAGTTGGCGATGATTTCGATAAAGTCGCTCAAAAGTTACGTGATATCGGCTTTACAGAATGGGTCTACTATAAGCAAAAACAACGTCAAGCTGTTGCCCTGTAA
- a CDS encoding S1C family serine protease, with protein MNKAWIVSSIASVVIVAAGIGSFMYINRTVPAQLPNKPLVATVTTKATQASKGNPALKDVIFNTQKKVVMIELDDGSLGSGFLYNKQGDIITNAHVVAGALNVKVKTADARTLDGKVIGMGTDMDIAVVRVPELADTEPLALAQNSNADVGDNVLALGSPLGLQNTITTGIISGVGRDFTIDPYVYTNLYQISAPIAPGNSGGPLIHADTGEVLGINSAMASESNTIGFSIPVSEIQETVQKWSKNPGKDLPKTSKPATDTVSDAPSVQDDAQYIVSYFYESLSMQDYVTAYSLLGSRWQSNLSYADFRQGYIQTGEVSIDSIIASKDGDQVKVTVEITAEERKDSGTVYSSYKLDYVLGYENDILKILSGEGKKLTS; from the coding sequence ATGAATAAAGCATGGATAGTAAGCAGTATTGCCAGCGTAGTCATTGTTGCAGCAGGTATAGGTTCCTTTATGTATATCAATCGTACCGTTCCTGCTCAATTACCAAATAAACCTTTAGTCGCAACGGTTACAACCAAAGCTACCCAAGCTTCGAAAGGGAATCCAGCTTTAAAAGATGTTATTTTTAATACTCAGAAAAAAGTCGTGATGATTGAGTTAGATGATGGATCTCTTGGATCAGGGTTTCTTTATAACAAGCAAGGCGATATTATTACCAATGCCCATGTTGTCGCAGGAGCACTGAACGTCAAAGTGAAAACAGCCGATGCTCGTACGCTAGATGGCAAAGTGATCGGTATGGGTACAGATATGGATATCGCTGTGGTTAGAGTTCCAGAGCTAGCTGACACAGAACCTTTAGCATTAGCGCAAAATAGTAATGCCGATGTAGGTGATAATGTATTAGCTCTCGGTAGCCCGCTTGGCTTACAAAATACGATCACCACTGGCATTATTAGTGGCGTGGGGCGTGATTTTACGATAGATCCTTATGTCTATACCAATCTCTATCAGATCAGTGCACCTATTGCTCCAGGGAATAGCGGTGGCCCACTCATTCATGCCGATACTGGCGAAGTGTTAGGTATTAATTCAGCGATGGCAAGCGAATCGAATACGATTGGCTTCAGTATTCCTGTATCCGAGATTCAAGAAACGGTACAGAAATGGTCAAAGAATCCGGGTAAAGATTTACCTAAAACCTCCAAGCCAGCTACCGATACCGTATCCGATGCACCTTCTGTACAAGATGATGCTCAGTATATCGTCAGCTACTTTTATGAAAGTCTAAGTATGCAAGATTATGTTACCGCATACTCTTTGCTGGGGAGTCGCTGGCAAAGCAATCTGTCTTATGCCGATTTCCGTCAAGGCTATATTCAGACAGGCGAAGTCTCGATTGATTCGATTATTGCTAGCAAAGATGGAGATCAAGTTAAAGTAACGGTTGAGATTACAGCCGAAGAACGCAAAGATTCAGGAACAGTATATAGCTCGTATAAGCTTGATTATGTATTAGGCTATGAGAATGATATTCTGAAAATATTAAGCGGTGAAGGTAAAAAATTGACCTCTTAA